GCAAATCCTTCGGTCATAGCTCTATCAGATCTAAccaattgaatcatgatatgaaGTCAACCAGTAAAAACCTTGGCAGTGACAAACCTGCCTCTAGTAGGTCTACATATCACTCTGTCACTAATAATACGAAGATAGATTACTCAACTAGCTCAGGTTAGTCAACTGAAATGAATTCTAAGAGTGACAAACCTAATTTAGGCAAGTCGACTCATCAATTAGTCACTGAGTAGCAATTCTTTCAAACGTATCATTTTTGTGATAGAAGTGGTCACGAATTTTATAAATGCATATTTAGACACCCAGACACTCATGGTTTGACCTTAACGTATTACAAATAACCTTGAGTCTAACCTTGAATGCTCAAAGCTTCACCTGTCACAAAATGTTTGGCAtttttggcaagtagaacaagaCCAGCTTGAAgaactattaaaataaagtgaACTTTGCCTAACATCTAATATACACTATTTCACAATTTTGATAAAAGAAGATATCCTGAGTacttaattttttgataaaagttAAAGTTATCCTGAGTACTTAATTTAGGTCCATTTAGCTTCACAAACGGATAAAATTTATTCTAGATTAGCATAACCCCAAAAATGTAAAGAGTAAGGTACGAATAATAACCTTTCTTTCACGAATCTCAGCTACAGATTCAGTGATGTTCTCCTGCAAGTGGCATAGTTCCTGCAAATTGAGTCCGCTCATGTCTTCCCCTGTTCTCTGCCTATCAACAGACACCAACATCAGACATTTCATTATCATTGCTTGATTACAcataccaaaaacaaaaataaaaatgatcacATGATAAAACTCATTAACCATCCTTCAATTGCTCAAATTAGAAAGTTAAAAGCTATGTTATTAATACGACGACATATTCAATGTAATCCACCAGTAGGGTTTAGGGGAAGGGTAGAGTGCACACATATCTTAGCCCTACCTCATAAGGATAAAGCATTTTCAAATAGTTTTGAAAAAGGGAATACAAATATGGGTGAAGTAACAGCAATGATATGCAGAGTAGTACACAATATGTACAAGAAAGAACAGTAACGAAAACGAAATAATGATCCTAATATTACCTTATCTCTCTTCTTAGCTTGTTATTGATCTCTTGCAATCTCTTCAAGTTTTCTTGCATTTTCTGCACACATACATTCAAATTACAAATTGATTTCAATTTCTAGGGTAAGAGTATACTAAATCAAAGTTCaaccacaaaatttaagaaattatacctcGTAGTGAGTGCTCCAAATATCAACTCCAAGTGCACTCTGATACTGATCAATCATCTTTTTTGTCCTagaaaataaacattaaacctctttttttttcaataaagtaatttttgtgtgtgtgtgtgtgttgagAACATAACATACGTAGTGTTTGGGCTTGTGTACTCATGATATTTCCTGGTGCTTGATAGCATGATGAGAGAGATCTTAGCGTCACAAAGAACAGTAAGTTCTTTAGCTTTCTTGAAAATACCATTTCTTCTCTTGGAGTAAGTGACCTGCCTGTTTGTCGAGTTTtcgatcttcttgatctcaatTTTTCCACGACCCATTCTGGAGGAAGTAGAAATTGTTGTAATGGAGATGATGAAACAAGGGTCATGTTCATTGTTGATGAATGATGAAGTTAAAGAGAGGAAAAAGTGAAGAGAGATGGGCGGGTTAGTAGAGAAACTATATCGGGAAAAGAAAGATAGAAGTGTAGTAACTGCACTACTATAAGCTTTTGCCTATTTTGTGAAAGTCTCTGTGTCTTTCATTATCTTTACTGTTTAACGTGTGATGTCGGCTCTTTGACCAGGACAACTCCTTATTCACCATTACctaagggttttttttttttttttacggtTGTAAATTCCGTTTTCTATTCATCATCTCCCCATCCACGTATCAGCATCCACATTCATGTACTGGGGATATTTCCGCCCCACCCGTTCAATCAGGCCGTCCGAGATGGAGGGCATTTTCATTTCCTCCGGACTCAAGGATAGTTGGTATAAgtaaaataatgcatgcattaactctatgtattagtattattttatttggtacattttttcatgttatttataagggataagggtctaaaAAATATCCTAattttggtcggatttgttgttgcgatactaaactttcataagaaCCTATTACCTATCTAGACTATTTAAttccgtattttaaacatatatatttgcccacgtggacataaaNTATTCATAATTttagaaagcaaaaaaaattcaaaaaataagagCCATGTTCCTCAACTCAATCACGATTGCAATTGAACAAATTCGATCACAATTGAAAGATTGATCCAAAATGTCAAAATCATTCTCACAAAAACACATTCAATTTTTAATGactgaaaatttaatttgaaattaagaaattataatttttccaTTAAAAAGAGCTTCAAGTTCATCACATTCAAACActaccataaataataattttgaagcaagaacaaattgTTGGCTTTCTATTTTTTCCCTATTCGTCACACCCTTTTACAGATCCAAAGGAAATGGAGGTGGGGTGGGGCAGttcaaagaaagagaaagaagatgGAAAGttcaatgaagaagaagaagaagaaaaaggcgaTGCAATGATGATTGAGGCTGCAAatatgaagagaaaaaaaaagagggtgAGGCTTCTAAGAGGAGAAATAGGGTCGAGATAGGGGTTTCAAAGAAGGAGAAATTAAAGAGGTGGGGGGTTCGACGAAGAAGAAAGAGGTGGTGCAAATGGTGGTTGAAGGTGAGAGGGGTGGTGGGGTGTGAGGAagatgaaggaaaaaaagattattggctaaaaagaaaaaaatggggcccacttattctttttctatttaatttttgatatttacGCGCAGTAAATTTTTTGACTTGCCACGTCAGCTGTTTGggtgatattaaattcacttTAAAAGAGATAAGGGGGGTAAATAATTACCCGTaaagtttaagtactaaagtaagttttcgtgccaagttcaggggggtttttatgtattttccctaagtaaaataatgcatgcattaactctctgtattagtattattttatttggtacattttttcatgttatttataagggataagggtctaaaAAATATCCTAattttggtcggatttgttgttgcgatactaaactttcatgagaaCCTATTACCTACCTAGACTATTTAAttccgtattttaaacatatatatttgcccacgtggacataaaaaataatgcaaaattataaatagtaatgtgtccacgtgggcatatatatacctttaaaatacactattaaatagttcagggggtaaaaaatacagTATTAAATTGTCTaggggggtaataggtccttatgaaagtttagtatcgcaacaacaaatccgaccaaagttgagatatttttcagacttTTATCcatatttataactaatatttgcgttatttatatattttattgtgtGTTAAGGATAGACTGTCAATATGGGCTGGCCCACCCTATCCGGGCCAACCCATACAGACTTTGCAATTTGACGGGTCAGGTCGGGCTAACCCATTTTTTATGTAGGTCAGAAAATGGTCGGCCCAGCTCACAAGTGTGTGGGCTACAGGCTTTGCCGGGTCTaccctcttttcttaaaagtatattttttataatttttaaaattaaattataatttaaaaatattatcataaatatcgactaGTGTTGCTACTTattaatcaaatacacaaataaaattatttatataatatttatgaagtttgatttcaagtaaaaacataaatagctaaatagaaatattaacctaattgttttccaatgatcataataaaacacaaaaactatgatAATATTCCACAGGCTATGGCTTATGTAGTAattccctagaaattttaggaactttattttatgtagtacatattttataaacataatttgt
The Solanum stenotomum isolate F172 chromosome 12, ASM1918654v1, whole genome shotgun sequence DNA segment above includes these coding regions:
- the LOC125848259 gene encoding agamous-like MADS-box protein TM6, with the translated sequence MGRGKIEIKKIENSTNRQVTYSKRRNGIFKKAKELTVLCDAKISLIMLSSTRKYHEYTSPNTTTKKMIDQYQSALGVDIWSTHYEKMQENLKRLQEINNKLRREIRQRTGEDMSGLNLQELCHLQENITESVAEIRERKYHVIKNQTDTCRKKVRNLEEQHGNLVLDLEAKCEDPKYGVVENEGHYNSAVAFANGVHNLYAFRLQPLHPNLQNEEGFGSRDLRLS